In one Misgurnus anguillicaudatus chromosome 1, ASM2758022v2, whole genome shotgun sequence genomic region, the following are encoded:
- the il22 gene encoding interleukin-22 yields the protein MNCVALLALMCWCVLCGEAMHLMRPRPSPLDSAASWNNLNVMTKKAQSSDRDHETRLIPVISTEMMKQEDTCCINAMILNYYLENILHEHPTDKDYPSIGFVRSDLHRIAKDLEPHCKKDYSEHEHVKQFTDKYRKARALYGDVTKARNKAVGETDILFHYLYESCTARKRV from the exons ATGAATTGCGTTGCACTGCTTGCTTTGATGTGCTGGTGCGTATTGTGCGGGGAGGCGATGCACCTGATGCGTCCGCGCCCCTCACCACTGGACAGCGCCGCGTCCTGGAACAACCTTAATGTGATGACTAAAAAA GCACAAAGCAGTGACAGAGACCACGAAACGCGCCTGATTCCAGTGATATCCACCGAGATGATGAAA CAAGAAGACACGTGCTGCATCAACGCCATGATCCTGAATTACTATCTAGAGAACATCCTCCATGAACATCCCACAGACAAGGACTACCCAAGTATTGGTTTCGTGAGGTCTGATCTGCACAGGATCGCAAAAGATTTGGAACCACATTGT aaaaaGGACTATTCAGAACACGAGCACGTTAAACAATTCACAGATAAATACAGAAAAGCGAGGGCTCTGTATGGG GATGTGACAAAAGCTCGGAACAAAGCAGTCGGAGAGACAGATATTCTCTTCCACTACCTTTACGAATCCTGCACAGCAAGAAAACGCGTTTGA
- the il26 gene encoding interleukin-26: MRILTLLALCAILCCSQGREQEECLKENIRLPMIKEMQKAFPEIHKSLPKDTKASKRILGKLKKCSKNIADFKQLLDIYDEHVFQKLWKNHPHQIPGVFMDSFRTLRNVMDRCVNRGPQTPSRCARETLKKMKKLTQDDLPKAVSEFQNVLLWISLTMDRGRSHKKI; encoded by the exons ATGCGGATTTTAACCTTGCTTGCCCTTTGTGCCATCTTGTGCTGCTCTCAAGGCCGCGAGCAGGAAGAGTGCTTAAAGGAGAATATCCGATTACCAATGATCAAAGAAATGCAGAAGGCCTTTCCAGAAATCCACAAATCTCTACCT aAGGACACCAAAGCCTCCAAACGAATTTTGGGAAAACTTAAAAAGTGCTCCAAG AACATTGCTGACTTCAAACAACTGCTGGACATTTATGATGAACATGTTTTCCAAAAATTGTGGAAGAACCACCCACATCAAATACCAGGAGTCTTTATGGATTCTTTCAGAACACTCAGGAACGTCATGGATCGATGT GTGAACAGAGGCCCACAAACACCATCTCGCTGTGCAAGGGAGACTCTTAAGAAAATGAAGAAG CTGACGCAAGATGATCTTCCCAAAGCTGTGAGCGAGTTTCAGAATGTTTTGCTCTGGATCAGTCTCACTATGGACAGAGGAAGATCACACAAAAAGATTTAA
- the ifng1r gene encoding interferon gamma related, translated as MNVWCNVVLLLIASLQVTDGARLPRSRNDKEQLLKKLEEILHPIQKYYTTTGTEWVGNSVFAPYLDQQNSRTSCTCQTMLLDRILKIYEEIFTDMSKNAEKKEVKTNLTNAVSEVKKLRIKFKGEHELWRDLQDVHLIKAKYGTVQKGALNEFLMVFDLAY; from the exons ATGAATGTATGGTGCAACGTGGTACTCCTGCTTATAGCGTCTCTTCAGGTAACCGATGGAGCGAGGTTACCTCGGTCTAGAAATGACAAGGAACAGCTGCTGAAGAAACTAGAGGAAATACTTCACCCTATCCAAAAGTATTAT ACCACAACCGGCACAGAATGGGTCGGGAATTCTGTTTTCGCTCCCTATCTGGATCAGCAGAat TCGAGGACTTCCTGCACGTGTCAGACGATGTTGCTGGATAGAATTTTGAAAATCTACGAAGAAATCTTCACGGACATGAGCAAAAACGCAGAGAAGAAAGAAGTAAAAACCAACTTAACAAACGCGGTGAGCGAAGTAAAGAAGCTGAGAATTAAATTTAAGGGAGAGCATGAGCTTTGGAGAGACCTTCAGGACGTTCACTTAATCAAG GCGAAATATGGTACGGTGCAGAAAGGAGCACTGAATGAATTTCTCATGGTGTTTGATTTGGCCTACTGA